A region of Necator americanus strain Aroian chromosome I, whole genome shotgun sequence DNA encodes the following proteins:
- a CDS encoding hypothetical protein (NECATOR_CHRI.G3250.T3) — protein MANILSTNCQDIRLMMSRKFHRQAEDVERWAAPTTEMDPPDGPKQDARPMGPTYKQPVQQITTDEYESALER, from the exons ATGGCGAACATCTTATCAACTAACTGTCAAGATATCAGACTGATGATGTCGAGAAAATTCCACCGCCAGGCTGAGGATGTCGAGCGCTGGGCGGCGCCAACGACGGAAATGGACCCCCCGGACGGACCAAAACAAGATGCTAGACCAATGGG GCCTACTTACAAACAGCCAGTTCAGCAGATAACGACTGATGAATATGAATCGGCCTTGGAACGATGA